Proteins encoded within one genomic window of Halobacteroides halobius DSM 5150:
- a CDS encoding methyl-accepting chemotaxis protein — MKEKIKNLFKFSFSLKFKFVLAVVFSLLVGPIVAKYLNGLVQKHIYTGYLSGYLSNVINVIVVTGVILFLTRRLIIAPVEEVIDIIEGLAKGDLDRETITVSRNDEIGLLQTEVNNMIKNMNDMLEKIDQTTQQVEKVSSDLAVASEESGQMATQAASAIQQVASGSENHVKLINDLKKEVQEVNGDRDQTDLTSVKDISEAAKEGTELVDEAVDTMQQVNQRINQSADTVERLNDFTTEISQFVDVITNIAEQTNLLALNASIEAARAGEHGQGFAVVAEEIRELAVESNGAADDIVGLINRMRQQSKNTVEEMKVGREQANIGLKIINQADEMFMSIRNRVDKLDSVLDKLASSTEEMASFTEEVSASAQEVASVSEEQSAEAQQTAAIADQLEIIVDDLHKLVVKDIDLYQE; from the coding sequence ATGAAAGAAAAAATAAAAAACTTGTTTAAATTTTCATTTAGTCTAAAGTTTAAGTTTGTGTTGGCTGTGGTCTTTTCTTTATTGGTTGGCCCGATTGTTGCTAAATATCTAAATGGTCTAGTACAAAAGCATATTTATACTGGTTATTTATCTGGATATTTATCAAATGTTATTAATGTAATAGTTGTCACTGGAGTTATTTTGTTTTTAACTAGACGACTAATTATTGCTCCAGTAGAAGAAGTAATAGATATAATTGAAGGATTAGCTAAAGGGGATCTAGATAGGGAGACTATTACTGTAAGTCGAAATGATGAAATTGGTTTATTACAAACTGAAGTAAATAATATGATCAAGAATATGAATGATATGTTAGAAAAAATTGATCAAACTACTCAACAAGTAGAAAAGGTTAGCTCTGATTTGGCCGTTGCTTCTGAAGAAAGTGGTCAGATGGCTACTCAAGCTGCAAGTGCTATCCAACAAGTAGCAAGTGGTTCAGAAAATCATGTTAAATTAATTAATGATTTAAAGAAGGAAGTACAAGAAGTTAATGGTGATCGTGATCAAACAGATTTAACTTCAGTTAAGGATATTTCAGAGGCTGCTAAAGAAGGGACAGAGTTAGTTGATGAGGCTGTAGATACAATGCAACAAGTTAATCAACGGATTAATCAATCAGCGGATACAGTAGAACGTTTAAATGATTTTACTACAGAGATTAGTCAGTTTGTTGATGTAATTACTAATATAGCTGAACAGACTAATCTATTAGCACTCAATGCTAGCATTGAGGCAGCTAGGGCTGGAGAGCATGGACAAGGCTTTGCTGTGGTAGCAGAAGAGATTAGAGAGTTAGCTGTAGAATCTAATGGTGCCGCTGATGATATTGTAGGATTAATTAATCGTATGCGACAACAATCAAAGAATACTGTAGAAGAAATGAAAGTAGGAAGAGAACAAGCAAATATTGGATTAAAAATTATAAATCAGGCTGATGAGATGTTTATGAGTATTAGAAATAGAGTTGATAAGTTAGATTCAGTTCTAGATAAGCTTGCTTCTTCTACAGAAGAAATGGCCAGTTTTACTGAAGAAGTCTCAGCCTCTGCTCAGGAAGTAGCTAGTGTTAGTGAAGAGCAGTCAGCTGAAGCTCAACAGACTGCAGCTATAGCAGACCAATTAGAGATAATAGTAGATGATCTGCATAAACTAGTTGTAAAGGATATAGATTTATATCAGGAGTAG
- a CDS encoding TatD family hydrolase has translation MLIDTHAHLDFPRFDNDRDKVILDAYRAGIKQVINVGADMKSSRNSVELAQEYNFIVASVGVHPHEAKSFTDQDYQELKNLASQNEVVAIGEMGLDYHYDNSPRQEQQEAFRKQLQLAQEVDLPVIIHSREAQEDTLKILKEEATNLEGVLHCFAYDLEVAREVIDLGFYVALGGVLTFGSAKDLRMVVPNLSLDRILIETDAPYLTPEPHRGERNEPKYVKEVAKKIAKLKNTNLEAVAKQTTKNAKKLFKLD, from the coding sequence ATGTTAATTGATACACATGCTCATCTTGATTTTCCTAGATTTGATAATGATCGAGATAAGGTAATTCTGGATGCTTATCGAGCAGGAATTAAGCAAGTTATTAATGTAGGAGCCGACATGAAATCAAGTCGTAATTCAGTGGAATTAGCTCAAGAATATAATTTTATTGTAGCTAGTGTAGGAGTTCATCCTCATGAGGCCAAAAGTTTTACAGACCAAGATTATCAAGAACTAAAAAATTTAGCTAGTCAAAATGAAGTAGTTGCTATTGGTGAGATGGGATTAGATTATCACTATGATAATTCGCCCCGACAGGAGCAACAAGAAGCATTTAGAAAACAATTACAGTTGGCCCAAGAGGTTGATCTACCAGTTATAATTCATAGTCGTGAAGCACAAGAAGATACACTCAAGATTCTAAAAGAAGAAGCAACTAATCTAGAAGGTGTATTACATTGTTTTGCTTACGATTTAGAAGTAGCCCGTGAAGTTATTGATTTAGGATTTTATGTGGCTTTAGGAGGCGTATTAACTTTCGGTAGTGCCAAAGATTTAAGAATGGTAGTGCCTAATTTATCTTTAGATAGAATACTAATAGAGACGGATGCGCCCTACTTAACACCTGAGCCACATCGTGGAGAACGAAATGAGCCTAAGTATGTTAAAGAAGTAGCTAAAAAGATAGCAAAATTAAAGAACACTAATCTAGAAGCAGTAGCTAAGCAAACTACTAAAAACGCAAAGAAATTATTTAAGTTAGACTAA
- a CDS encoding carbohydrate ABC transporter permease: MSAEVQKQDNGILNFSLSEFWEKNRFAYLMLLPAFIGVFFVIIYPFFYNLKLAFSDLNMYSMRAFIKNGTLNYIGFKNFVEVVTTSDFWTVFGRTIVWTVVNVACHVGFGILLAILLDRDMKLKGIYRTLLVIPWAIPQYIVILVWKGMFNYRFGAINLMLNKLGFESIAWLSDPTTGFLAAIIVNVWLGIPFMMMIALGGLQSIDPNYYEAAEIDGASNWQQVKNVTLPLLKPVMIPAVILGVVWTFKNLKVIFMLTAGTLTGKIDILVTYVYKAAFTYYRYGYAAAFSFVIFLILLIWSIIFIEHLREE, from the coding sequence ATGAGTGCTGAAGTTCAGAAGCAAGATAATGGTATTTTAAATTTTTCCTTAAGTGAATTTTGGGAAAAGAATAGATTTGCTTATTTAATGTTACTACCAGCCTTTATTGGAGTATTCTTTGTTATTATTTATCCTTTCTTTTATAATTTAAAGTTAGCATTTTCAGATTTAAATATGTATAGTATGCGAGCATTTATTAAGAATGGTACTTTAAATTATATCGGATTTAAGAACTTTGTTGAAGTTGTAACTACTAGTGATTTTTGGACTGTATTTGGAAGAACAATAGTTTGGACAGTAGTCAATGTTGCTTGCCACGTTGGATTTGGGATTCTTCTTGCTATTTTATTAGATAGAGATATGAAGTTAAAAGGAATTTATCGGACTTTATTAGTTATTCCTTGGGCTATTCCCCAATATATTGTAATTTTAGTCTGGAAGGGTATGTTTAATTATCGGTTTGGTGCTATTAACTTAATGTTAAATAAGTTAGGTTTTGAGTCTATTGCTTGGTTAAGTGATCCTACAACTGGATTTTTAGCTGCAATTATAGTTAATGTTTGGCTAGGAATTCCTTTTATGATGATGATTGCTTTAGGTGGATTACAAAGTATTGATCCTAACTATTATGAAGCAGCAGAGATTGATGGAGCTAGCAATTGGCAACAGGTAAAGAATGTTACACTGCCGCTGCTAAAGCCTGTTATGATTCCAGCAGTTATCTTAGGGGTTGTCTGGACATTTAAGAATTTAAAAGTAATCTTTATGTTAACAGCAGGAACTTTAACAGGAAAAATTGATATTTTAGTAACTTATGTTTATAAAGCAGCCTTCACTTATTACCGTTATGGGTATGCTGCAGCATTTTCATTTGTGATTTTCTTGATCTTATTAATCTGGAGTATAATCTTTATTGAACATCTTAGAGAAGAGTAG
- a CDS encoding LacI family DNA-binding transcriptional regulator, with the protein MPTIKDVAKKAGVSPSTVSRVVNNHPRISQETREEVLQAMDEIGYHPNVIAQNLVNQTTNTLGLVMAPSTEEAFADPFYAEVLRGIGSMAQKNGYSLLLITGDEEGGELEATLRAVRGKQVDGLLLLRAKKSDKLTDKLNEMNFPFVVVGRPEEEDKNYWVNNDNVQSSKELVEYLINLGHNKIGAFIGSEEYIVDQDRLKGYKLALKSHGIDYNQDYIVQIESGKQEKAYRFTKDLLNSYPELTALYGIDDRIAYGAIKAVKELGFKIPEDIAIVGFNNNPLSELIEPALTTVDINTYELGRKATSLLIQVITEQVTSYCNDIVPTDLIVRESCGGKND; encoded by the coding sequence ATGCCAACAATCAAGGATGTGGCAAAGAAAGCAGGTGTTTCTCCTTCAACAGTTTCTAGGGTAGTTAATAATCACCCACGGATTAGTCAAGAAACCAGAGAGGAAGTTTTGCAGGCAATGGATGAAATAGGCTATCATCCTAATGTTATTGCTCAAAATTTAGTTAATCAAACGACCAATACATTAGGGTTAGTAATGGCCCCTTCTACTGAGGAAGCTTTTGCAGACCCTTTTTATGCCGAAGTCTTACGAGGAATTGGTTCGATGGCTCAAAAAAATGGTTACAGTTTATTATTAATTACCGGTGATGAAGAGGGAGGAGAGTTAGAGGCTACCTTAAGAGCAGTTAGAGGAAAGCAGGTGGATGGTCTATTGTTATTAAGGGCCAAAAAAAGTGATAAGTTAACTGATAAATTAAACGAGATGAACTTTCCTTTTGTAGTAGTAGGAAGACCTGAAGAAGAAGATAAAAATTATTGGGTTAATAATGATAATGTACAGTCTAGTAAGGAGTTAGTTGAATATTTAATCAATTTAGGGCATAATAAAATAGGAGCATTTATTGGTAGTGAAGAATATATAGTTGATCAGGATCGATTAAAAGGATATAAATTAGCTCTTAAGTCCCACGGGATTGATTATAATCAAGATTATATAGTACAAATCGAAAGTGGTAAACAAGAAAAAGCTTATCGATTTACTAAAGATCTACTCAATTCTTATCCTGAACTGACTGCTTTATATGGTATTGATGATCGGATAGCTTATGGAGCAATCAAAGCAGTTAAGGAGTTAGGCTTTAAAATTCCTGAAGATATAGCTATAGTTGGGTTTAATAATAATCCTTTATCAGAATTAATTGAACCTGCTTTAACTACTGTTGATATTAACACTTATGAATTAGGAAGAAAGGCAACTAGTTTGTTAATTCAAGTAATTACAGAACAAGTAACTAGTTATTGTAATGATATAGTACCAACTGATTTAATTGTTAGAGAGTCTTGTGGTGGTAAGAATGATTAA
- the metG gene encoding methionine--tRNA ligase → MSKDTFYVTTPIYYPNDKLHIGHTYTTTAADTIIKFKELQGYETEFITGSDEHGQKLQQAAQEHGMEPLEYIDGIVTSFKDLWAKLKVDYTEFVRTTTPEHKEDVQYIFKKLYDKGDIYKDKYEGYYCTPCETFWKERELNENDNCPDCDRDVEWMEEESYFFKMSKYEDQLLDFLDSNPDFIQPSKRRSEMINFIKDGLEDLCVSRASFDWGVPVPVDDEHVIYVWFDALISYLTGIDFQRNQDKFNDYWPADIHIVGKDILRFHTIIWPSILMAADMPLPKQVFGHGFLLVEGGKMSKSKGNVIDPVKLIDDFGVDAVRYYLLREIAFGTDGSYSTESFIQRINSDLANDLGNLLNRTVAMVEKYFDGQIPVGKVETDYDADLESVAQDAFARIEENLEQLQFSTALEELWRLIRRTNKYIDQTKPWVLAKDDSKRDKLGRVLYNLMDNLRRIAISLVPFLPEAPAKMWKQIGIKEDLADQTWEDVKTKGGLEAGLEINKGAPIFPRIDIEEYYANLEAEDTKAVADKEEEEMTEQDYISFDEFGQLDLRVAEVLEVEKIEGSDKLLKVQVELGAEKRQLVAGISKHYQPDELTGKKIVMIANMEPATIFGVESNGMILAASNDEGDLTVTTVDRDIASGAKVK, encoded by the coding sequence ATGAGTAAAGATACTTTTTATGTTACAACACCGATTTATTATCCAAATGATAAGCTGCATATAGGACATACATATACAACTACTGCAGCAGATACAATTATTAAGTTTAAAGAATTACAAGGCTATGAAACTGAGTTTATTACTGGATCAGATGAGCATGGTCAGAAATTACAACAAGCAGCTCAAGAACATGGCATGGAGCCTCTAGAGTATATTGATGGCATTGTTACGAGTTTTAAAGATCTTTGGGCCAAGCTTAAAGTTGATTATACTGAATTTGTGCGAACTACTACTCCAGAACATAAAGAGGATGTTCAATATATCTTTAAAAAACTTTATGATAAAGGCGATATCTATAAGGATAAGTACGAGGGATATTATTGTACTCCTTGTGAGACTTTTTGGAAAGAACGAGAGTTAAATGAAAATGATAACTGCCCAGATTGTGATCGAGATGTAGAGTGGATGGAAGAAGAGAGCTACTTTTTTAAAATGTCCAAGTATGAGGATCAGCTACTAGACTTTCTAGATTCTAATCCTGACTTTATTCAGCCAAGTAAACGGCGTAGTGAAATGATTAATTTTATTAAAGATGGGCTAGAAGATTTATGTGTTTCACGAGCTAGTTTTGATTGGGGGGTTCCAGTACCTGTTGATGATGAGCATGTTATTTATGTTTGGTTTGATGCTTTAATTAGTTATCTAACAGGGATTGATTTTCAGCGTAATCAAGATAAATTCAATGATTATTGGCCTGCTGATATTCATATTGTAGGTAAGGATATCTTACGTTTCCATACAATCATTTGGCCCTCTATTTTAATGGCAGCTGATATGCCACTACCTAAGCAGGTATTTGGACATGGTTTCTTACTTGTTGAAGGTGGTAAGATGTCTAAGTCTAAAGGAAATGTGATTGATCCTGTTAAGCTAATTGATGACTTTGGTGTTGATGCCGTTAGATATTATCTATTACGAGAGATTGCTTTTGGTACAGATGGTTCTTATTCAACAGAGTCTTTTATCCAACGAATTAACTCTGATTTAGCTAATGATTTAGGCAATTTATTAAATAGAACAGTAGCTATGGTAGAGAAGTATTTTGATGGTCAAATTCCAGTTGGTAAAGTAGAGACAGATTATGATGCAGATTTAGAGAGTGTAGCCCAAGATGCTTTTGCTAGGATTGAAGAAAACCTGGAACAATTACAGTTTAGTACAGCTTTAGAAGAGTTGTGGAGATTGATTAGAAGAACTAATAAGTATATTGATCAGACCAAACCTTGGGTTTTAGCTAAGGATGATAGCAAACGTGATAAATTAGGAAGAGTACTATACAACCTAATGGATAATTTAAGAAGAATTGCTATCTCACTAGTACCATTCTTACCAGAAGCTCCAGCTAAGATGTGGAAACAGATTGGAATTAAAGAAGATTTAGCAGATCAAACGTGGGAAGATGTTAAGACAAAAGGTGGACTAGAAGCTGGACTAGAAATTAATAAAGGAGCACCAATCTTTCCCAGAATCGATATTGAAGAGTATTATGCTAATTTAGAGGCAGAAGATACAAAAGCAGTAGCAGATAAGGAGGAAGAAGAAATGACAGAACAAGATTATATTAGTTTTGATGAATTTGGTCAATTGGATTTAAGAGTTGCTGAAGTTCTAGAGGTAGAAAAGATAGAAGGTAGTGATAAGTTACTTAAGGTTCAAGTAGAGTTAGGAGCAGAAAAGAGACAATTAGTAGCGGGTATTTCTAAGCATTATCAACCGGATGAATTAACAGGCAAAAAGATAGTTATGATAGCTAATATGGAGCCAGCAACTATTTTTGGAGTTGAATCTAATGGAATGATTTTAGCGGCTTCTAATGATGAAGGAGATTTAACAGTAACTACTGTAGATCGAGATATTGCTAGTGGCGCTAAAGTAAAATAG
- a CDS encoding sugar ABC transporter permease — translation MSVKKDSKLKRFIIHFILLVSVALALYPALRVFGISLRPTSALHTSSIGIIPDNPTLEAYKTILFEKPFLTWLKNSLLVTVFTVIIGVSLATTAGYAFSRKKFTGRKAGLTFFLVTQMFPATMLILPMYLLLAQFGLTSQEIIIPFIGLSKVHLALIIMYSTTALPLCVWQMKGYYDTIPGSLEEAALVDGLNQFQAFYKIILPLAKPALVITALFSFMTAWNEFMVARILMTDSNLYTLPVGLRNLASQFNTQWANFAAASVLIMVPVMAVFLILSRYLVGGLTLGGVKG, via the coding sequence ATGTCAGTTAAAAAAGATAGTAAACTAAAGAGATTTATTATTCATTTTATATTATTAGTTTCAGTAGCACTTGCTCTTTATCCAGCTCTACGAGTATTTGGAATTTCTCTGCGGCCTACTAGTGCACTTCATACCAGTAGTATCGGGATTATTCCTGACAATCCAACTCTAGAGGCTTACAAAACTATATTATTTGAAAAGCCATTTTTAACTTGGTTAAAGAACAGTTTATTGGTTACAGTATTTACAGTAATTATTGGAGTAAGCTTAGCTACTACTGCAGGTTATGCTTTTTCTCGTAAAAAGTTTACTGGACGAAAAGCAGGGTTAACTTTCTTTTTAGTTACTCAAATGTTTCCAGCTACGATGTTAATTTTACCGATGTATCTATTATTAGCTCAATTTGGGTTAACTTCTCAAGAAATAATTATTCCTTTTATTGGTCTGTCTAAAGTTCATCTAGCTTTAATAATTATGTATTCTACTACTGCTTTACCACTTTGTGTTTGGCAGATGAAAGGTTATTATGATACAATTCCGGGTAGTTTGGAGGAAGCTGCTTTAGTTGATGGTTTAAATCAATTCCAGGCTTTTTATAAGATTATTTTACCGTTAGCTAAGCCAGCTTTAGTAATTACTGCTTTATTCTCTTTTATGACAGCTTGGAATGAATTTATGGTAGCTCGAATTTTAATGACGGATAGTAATTTATATACTCTACCAGTAGGTCTGAGAAATTTAGCATCTCAGTTTAATACCCAATGGGCCAACTTTGCTGCTGCGTCAGTATTGATTATGGTCCCAGTAATGGCGGTTTTTCTCATATTATCCCGCTATTTAGTTGGTGGATTAACATTAGGAGGAGTAAAAGGATAA
- a CDS encoding TatD family nuclease-associated radical SAM protein: MTITYQLGDKLYINLTNRCSNDCKFCVRNFKDGVGGYDLWLEEEPSVTEVIAEFDDVSKYGEVVFCGYGEPLTRVAAVVEISQYLQDNYPDTLVRVNTNGQANLIHRGNILPRLQGKIDIISISLNASNATKYQEICQSDFGVESFTAVVDFIKQAKKVIPKVIVSVVSSSNIDLEACRDLASQLEVEFRIR, translated from the coding sequence GTGACTATTACTTATCAATTAGGCGATAAATTATATATCAATTTAACTAATCGTTGTAGTAATGACTGTAAATTTTGCGTCAGAAATTTTAAAGATGGAGTAGGAGGATATGACTTATGGCTTGAGGAAGAGCCTTCAGTTACAGAAGTAATAGCTGAATTTGATGATGTTAGTAAATATGGAGAGGTAGTATTTTGTGGCTATGGCGAGCCACTAACAAGAGTTGCTGCTGTAGTGGAGATTAGTCAGTACTTACAAGATAACTACCCTGATACTTTAGTAAGGGTTAATACCAATGGGCAAGCTAATTTAATTCATAGAGGGAATATCTTACCTAGGTTACAAGGAAAGATTGATATAATTTCAATTAGTTTAAATGCTTCTAATGCTACTAAATACCAAGAGATTTGTCAATCAGATTTTGGTGTAGAGTCTTTTACAGCAGTAGTTGATTTTATTAAGCAGGCCAAAAAGGTAATTCCTAAGGTAATTGTATCAGTCGTTAGTAGTTCTAATATTGATTTAGAAGCTTGCAGGGATTTAGCTTCTCAGTTAGAGGTAGAATTTAGAATTCGTTAG
- a CDS encoding extracellular solute-binding protein produces the protein MKKRFSVVLIAILALSLVVVGCGSNKEAAPKKDTEEKAVALDKRELSKQVTIKFWEKESVKFDKKTMTPLIKKFEKKYPNINVDRTHMGIEDLRKNTQTAYMGGKGPDVVWSPFDHIGPFSAMGIAQPLDKLMSDELKNRYIDSALPGMSLKGNVYGVPVTMGNHLMLYYNKDLVNQVPKTWEELIKIAKKATKDTTGDGKTDQYGLVYNSAEPFWWVVFHGGFGGWVFDKEYNPTLDTKATKQAMQFVHDLEFEHKIIPKECGYNVADSLFKKGKAAFIINGVWALNGYTESEKIDAGVAVLPKFEATGKYAQPMTSGAGLIMMSGLPEAKQIAVMKFIKFMTSQEAQKTIVKHHKRLPSNKVVYDLPVIKNNPVMKVSGEQLRKGRAMPVVPEMRAVWDAIRPALQSVMSGDLAPAKAPAKIQETAEKKIKQMK, from the coding sequence ATGAAAAAAAGATTTAGTGTTGTATTGATTGCTATTCTAGCTTTATCTTTAGTCGTAGTCGGGTGTGGCTCCAATAAGGAAGCAGCACCTAAAAAGGACACAGAAGAAAAAGCAGTTGCTTTAGATAAAAGAGAATTATCTAAGCAAGTGACTATTAAGTTTTGGGAGAAAGAATCAGTAAAATTTGATAAAAAGACAATGACGCCTTTAATCAAGAAGTTTGAAAAGAAATATCCTAATATTAATGTTGATCGAACTCATATGGGGATTGAGGATTTAAGAAAGAATACTCAAACTGCTTATATGGGTGGTAAGGGTCCAGATGTAGTATGGAGTCCTTTTGATCACATTGGCCCATTTTCTGCAATGGGAATTGCGCAACCATTAGATAAGTTAATGAGTGATGAGCTAAAGAATCGTTATATTGATTCTGCACTACCAGGTATGAGCTTAAAAGGTAATGTTTATGGTGTGCCAGTTACTATGGGTAATCACTTAATGTTATATTATAACAAAGATTTAGTTAACCAAGTGCCTAAGACTTGGGAAGAATTAATTAAAATAGCTAAAAAAGCAACTAAGGATACAACTGGTGACGGGAAAACTGATCAGTATGGCTTAGTATATAATTCAGCTGAACCATTCTGGTGGGTTGTATTTCACGGTGGTTTTGGAGGTTGGGTCTTTGATAAAGAATATAATCCAACTTTAGATACCAAAGCAACTAAGCAAGCTATGCAATTTGTACATGACTTAGAATTTGAACACAAGATTATTCCTAAAGAGTGTGGATATAATGTAGCTGATAGTCTATTTAAAAAAGGAAAAGCTGCTTTTATTATTAATGGAGTGTGGGCTCTAAATGGTTATACCGAAAGTGAAAAGATTGATGCTGGCGTAGCTGTCTTACCTAAGTTTGAGGCAACAGGTAAGTATGCTCAGCCAATGACTAGTGGAGCTGGCTTAATTATGATGTCTGGTTTACCAGAGGCTAAACAGATTGCTGTTATGAAATTCATTAAGTTCATGACTAGTCAAGAAGCTCAGAAGACAATTGTTAAGCATCATAAACGATTACCAAGTAATAAGGTAGTTTATGATTTACCAGTTATTAAAAATAATCCAGTAATGAAAGTATCTGGAGAGCAGTTAAGAAAAGGTAGAGCTATGCCTGTAGTTCCAGAGATGAGAGCTGTTTGGGATGCTATTCGACCAGCTTTACAAAGTGTAATGAGTGGAGATTTAGCACCAGCTAAGGCACCAGCTAAGATTCAAGAAACTGCTGAAAAGAAAATTAAACAGATGAAATAG
- a CDS encoding ATP-binding protein — protein MQVVGLTNQQEVYVASKEHKFRINEMLKIMDGTLDNPLGEVIETQSYNRYIPLSIDNSFVDQGVIDSLESIGYNIAEDEINIAKVRLLEEAPYPIQTGSIVETPEFSEVKELLIKEEPQDGLVLGVIKGTEELATGMDNNLEGIAPLLEGDEVVEQQGVPFNFKVKAMHQYPHVGIIGGSGSGKSFGMRVILEEMMKLEIPTIVFDPHFEMDFSNPFPGLDNKDQSEFDSKFVQYQIGYDVGVNFEDLSTKDLLDLLAAADSLTNSMVNAVQKLHQKNDSLLSFKGRLDDLKTAQEIGKKRIERDLKNGAVSGIKKQEYEAYQELLDAYGDLPASSVNGLSWRLGRLEREGLFSQSIDQIEAAIRGRKLVVIQGPIWLLQVFATYVLGTLYRKRRDYKDAQYRQQTADYFPPFVIATDEAHNFAPKGQDAPANKIIKEISQEGRKYGTFLILATQRPTLLNETVTAQLNTKFVFRTVRATDIETIKQETDLTAEEAKRLPYLRSGDTFVSSAIFGRTLSVRIRVAKTTSPHTENPFDELEAKTKEKDDELYQAIFNSLPIDSINILSKLEEINEQLPTTLDRENLLEQLDKLAEKGRVEKKASPLGDQIYQRACE, from the coding sequence ATGCAAGTAGTAGGTTTAACTAATCAACAAGAAGTTTATGTAGCTTCTAAAGAACATAAATTTAGAATTAATGAAATGTTAAAGATAATGGATGGGACTTTAGATAATCCTTTAGGAGAGGTAATTGAAACCCAATCTTATAACCGTTATATTCCTTTATCAATTGATAATAGTTTTGTAGATCAAGGAGTAATTGATTCATTAGAAAGTATAGGGTATAATATAGCTGAAGACGAAATTAATATTGCTAAGGTCAGATTATTAGAGGAAGCACCTTATCCAATTCAAACTGGTTCAATTGTAGAGACACCAGAATTTAGTGAAGTAAAAGAACTATTGATTAAAGAAGAACCACAAGATGGTTTAGTTTTAGGAGTGATTAAAGGAACAGAAGAGTTAGCTACAGGAATGGATAATAATTTAGAGGGTATTGCACCATTGCTAGAAGGAGATGAGGTAGTAGAACAACAGGGTGTACCTTTTAACTTTAAGGTTAAGGCTATGCATCAGTATCCCCATGTAGGAATTATTGGTGGTTCAGGGTCAGGTAAATCATTTGGAATGAGGGTTATTTTAGAAGAAATGATGAAGTTAGAGATTCCAACTATTGTATTTGACCCCCATTTTGAGATGGATTTTAGTAATCCATTTCCGGGATTAGATAATAAAGATCAAAGTGAATTTGATAGTAAATTTGTCCAATATCAAATTGGTTATGATGTAGGAGTTAACTTTGAGGATCTATCAACCAAAGATCTATTAGATCTATTGGCTGCAGCTGATAGTTTAACTAACTCAATGGTTAATGCTGTACAAAAGTTACACCAAAAGAATGATAGCTTACTTAGTTTTAAAGGCAGGTTAGATGATTTAAAAACAGCCCAAGAGATAGGTAAGAAAAGAATTGAACGTGATTTAAAGAATGGAGCAGTAAGTGGAATAAAAAAGCAAGAGTATGAGGCCTACCAAGAATTATTGGATGCCTATGGAGATTTGCCTGCTAGTTCAGTTAATGGTTTAAGCTGGAGGTTAGGGCGTTTAGAGAGAGAAGGATTGTTTAGTCAAAGTATTGATCAGATTGAAGCAGCAATTCGAGGTAGAAAATTGGTTGTAATTCAAGGGCCAATCTGGCTACTACAGGTTTTTGCTACTTATGTACTAGGAACTTTATATCGTAAACGTCGTGATTATAAGGATGCTCAGTATAGACAACAAACGGCTGATTATTTTCCACCTTTTGTAATAGCAACAGATGAAGCTCATAACTTTGCTCCTAAAGGACAAGATGCTCCAGCCAATAAGATTATTAAGGAGATATCCCAAGAAGGTAGAAAGTATGGAACTTTCTTGATTTTAGCAACACAAAGACCCACTTTGTTAAATGAAACTGTTACAGCACAGTTAAATACAAAGTTTGTCTTTAGAACAGTTAGAGCTACAGATATTGAGACGATTAAGCAAGAAACTGATTTGACAGCTGAGGAAGCAAAAAGGCTACCTTATTTACGTTCAGGAGATACTTTTGTTTCTTCTGCAATTTTTGGAAGGACATTATCAGTTAGGATTAGAGTTGCTAAGACAACAAGTCCTCATACCGAAAATCCTTTTGATGAGTTAGAAGCTAAAACTAAAGAAAAAGATGATGAGTTATATCAAGCAATTTTTAATAGTTTACCAATTGATAGTATCAATATTTTATCTAAATTAGAAGAGATTAATGAACAACTACCTACTACTCTTGATCGGGAAAATTTATTAGAGCAGTTGGATAAATTAGCTGAGAAAGGAAGAGTTGAGAAAAAAGCTTCTCCTTTAGGGGATCAAATTTATCAAAGAGCTTGTGAATAA